In a single window of the Equus quagga isolate Etosha38 chromosome 7, UCLA_HA_Equagga_1.0, whole genome shotgun sequence genome:
- the HNRNPH1 gene encoding heterogeneous nuclear ribonucleoprotein H isoform X7: protein MMLGTEGGEGFVVKVRGLPWSCSADEVQRFFSDCKIQNGAQGIRFIYTREGRPSGEAFVELESEDEVKLALKKDRETMGHRYVEVFKSNNVEMDWVLKHTGPNSPDTANDGFVRLRGLPFGCSKEEIVQFFSGLEIVPNGITLPVDFQGRSTGEAFVQFASQEIAEKALKKHKERIGHRYIEIFKSSRAEVRTHYDPPRKLMAMQRPGPYDRPGAGRGYNSIGRGAGFERMRRGAYGGGYGGYDDYNGYNDGYGFGSDRFGRDLNYCFSGMSDHRYGDGGSTFQSTTGHCVHMRGLPYRATENDIYNFFSPLNPVRVHIEIGPDGRVTGEADVEFATHEDAVAAMSKDKANMQHRYVELFLNSTAGASGGAYGSQMMGGMGLSNQSSYGGPASQQLSGGYGGGYGGQSSMSGYDQVLQENSSDFQSNIA, encoded by the exons ATGATGTTGGGCACCGAAGGCGGAGAGGGCTTCGTGGTGAAGGTCCGGGGCTTGCCCTGGTCCTGCTCGGCCGACGAAGTGCAGCGATTTTTTTCTG ACTGCAAAATTCAAAATGGGGCTCAAGGTATTCGTTTCATCTACACCAGAGAAGGCAGACCCAGTGGCGAGGCTTTTGTTGAACTTGAATCAGAAGATGAAGTCAAATTGGCCctgaaaaaagacagagaaactaTGGGACACAGATATGTTGAAG TATTCAAGTCAAACAACGTTGAAATGGATTGGGTGTTGAAGCATACTGGTCCAAATAGTCCTGACACGGCCAATGATGGCTTTGTACGGCTTAGAGGACTCCCCTTTGGATGTAGCAAGGAGGAAATTGTTCAGTTCTTCTCAG GGTTGGAAATCGTGCCAAATGGGATAACATTGCCGGTGGACTTCCAGGGGAGGAGTACGGGGGAGGCCTTCGTGCAGTTTGCTTCACAGGAAATAGCTGAAAAGGCTCtaaagaaacacaaggaaagaatAGGGCACAG GTATATCGAAATCTTTAAGAGCAGTCGAGCTGAAGTTAGAACTCACTATGATCCACCACGAAAGCTTATGGCCATGCAGCGGCCAGGTCCTTATGACAGACCTGGGGCTGGCAGAGGGTACAACAGCATTGGCAGGGGAGCTGGCTTTGAAAGAATGAGGCGTGGTGCTTATGGTGGAG GTTATGGAGGCTATGATGATTATAATGGCTATAATGATGGCTATGGATTTGGGTCAGATAGATTTGGAAGAG ACCTCAATTATTGTTTTTCAGGAATGTCTGATCACAGATACGGGGATGGTGGTTCTACTTTCCAGAGCACAACAGGACACTGTGTACACATGCGGGGCTTACCTTACAGagccactgagaatgatatttatAAT TTCTTTTCACCGCTCAACCCTGTGAGAGTACATATTGAAATCGGTCCTGATGGCAGAGTAACTGGTGAAGCAGATGTTGAGTTTGCAACTCACGAAGATGCCGTGGCAGCTATGTCGAAAGACAAAGCCAATATGC AACACAGATATGTAGAACTCTTCTTGAATTCTACAGCAGGAGCAAGCGGTGGTGCTTATGGTAGCCAAATGATGGGAGGCATGGGCTTGT CAAACCAGTCCAGTTACGGTGGCCCAGCCAGCCAGCAGCTGAGTGGTGGTTATGGAGGTGGCTATGGCGGCCAGAGCAGCATGAGTGGATATG ACCAAGTTTTACAGGAAAACTCCAGTGATTTTCAATCAAACATTGCATag
- the HNRNPH1 gene encoding heterogeneous nuclear ribonucleoprotein H isoform X5 has product MMLGTEGGEGFVVKVRGLPWSCSADEVQRFFSDCKIQNGAQGIRFIYTREGRPSGEAFVELESEDEVKLALKKDRETMGHRYVEVFKSNNVEMDWVLKHTGPNSPDTANDGFVRLRGLPFGCSKEEIVQFFSGLEIVPNGITLPVDFQGRSTGEAFVQFASQEIAEKALKKHKERIGHRYIEIFKSSRAEVRTHYDPPRKLMAMQRPGPYDRPGAGRGYNSIGRGAGFERMRRGAYGGGYGGYDDYNGYNDGYGFGSDRFGRDLNYCFSGMSDHRYGDGGSTFQSTTGHCVHMRGLPYRATENDIYNFFSPLNPVRVHIEIGPDGRVTGEADVEFATHEDAVAAMSKDKANMQHRYVELFLNSTAGASGGAYANQSSYGGPASQQLSGGYGGGYGGQSSMSGYGSQGAVNSSYYSSGSRASVGVNGMGGMSSMSSMSGGWGM; this is encoded by the exons ATGATGTTGGGCACCGAAGGCGGAGAGGGCTTCGTGGTGAAGGTCCGGGGCTTGCCCTGGTCCTGCTCGGCCGACGAAGTGCAGCGATTTTTTTCTG ACTGCAAAATTCAAAATGGGGCTCAAGGTATTCGTTTCATCTACACCAGAGAAGGCAGACCCAGTGGCGAGGCTTTTGTTGAACTTGAATCAGAAGATGAAGTCAAATTGGCCctgaaaaaagacagagaaactaTGGGACACAGATATGTTGAAG TATTCAAGTCAAACAACGTTGAAATGGATTGGGTGTTGAAGCATACTGGTCCAAATAGTCCTGACACGGCCAATGATGGCTTTGTACGGCTTAGAGGACTCCCCTTTGGATGTAGCAAGGAGGAAATTGTTCAGTTCTTCTCAG GGTTGGAAATCGTGCCAAATGGGATAACATTGCCGGTGGACTTCCAGGGGAGGAGTACGGGGGAGGCCTTCGTGCAGTTTGCTTCACAGGAAATAGCTGAAAAGGCTCtaaagaaacacaaggaaagaatAGGGCACAG GTATATCGAAATCTTTAAGAGCAGTCGAGCTGAAGTTAGAACTCACTATGATCCACCACGAAAGCTTATGGCCATGCAGCGGCCAGGTCCTTATGACAGACCTGGGGCTGGCAGAGGGTACAACAGCATTGGCAGGGGAGCTGGCTTTGAAAGAATGAGGCGTGGTGCTTATGGTGGAG GTTATGGAGGCTATGATGATTATAATGGCTATAATGATGGCTATGGATTTGGGTCAGATAGATTTGGAAGAG ACCTCAATTATTGTTTTTCAGGAATGTCTGATCACAGATACGGGGATGGTGGTTCTACTTTCCAGAGCACAACAGGACACTGTGTACACATGCGGGGCTTACCTTACAGagccactgagaatgatatttatAAT TTCTTTTCACCGCTCAACCCTGTGAGAGTACATATTGAAATCGGTCCTGATGGCAGAGTAACTGGTGAAGCAGATGTTGAGTTTGCAACTCACGAAGATGCCGTGGCAGCTATGTCGAAAGACAAAGCCAATATGC AACACAGATATGTAGAACTCTTCTTGAATTCTACAGCAGGAGCAAGCGGTGGTGCTTATG CAAACCAGTCCAGTTACGGTGGCCCAGCCAGCCAGCAGCTGAGTGGTGGTTATGGAGGTGGCTATGGCGGCCAGAGCAGCATGAGTGGATATG GCAGCCAAGGAGCAGTGAACAGCAGCTACTACAGTAGTGGAAGCCGTGCGTCTGTGGGAGTGAACGGAATGGGAGGGATGTCTAGCATGTCCAGTATGAGTGGTGGATGGGGAATGTAA
- the HNRNPH1 gene encoding heterogeneous nuclear ribonucleoprotein H isoform X6, with product MMLGTEGGEGFVVKVRGLPWSCSADEVQRFFSDCKIQNGAQGIRFIYTREGRPSGEAFVELESEDEVKLALKKDRETMGHRYVEVFKSNNVEMDWVLKHTGPNSPDTANDGFVRLRGLPFGCSKEEIVQFFSGLEIVPNGITLPVDFQGRSTGEAFVQFASQEIAEKALKKHKERIGHRYIEIFKSSRAEVRTHYDPPRKLMAMQRPGPYDRPGAGRGYNSIGRGAGFERMRRGAYGGGYGGYDDYNGYNDGYGFGSDRFGRDLNYCFSGMSDHRYGDGGSTFQSTTGHCVHMRGLPYRATENDIYNFFSPLNPVRVHIEIGPDGRVTGEADVEFATHEDAVAAMSKDKANMQHRYVELFLNSTXXXXLISEHRYVELFLNSTAGASGGAYANQSSYGGPASQQLSGGYGGGYGGQSSMSGYDQVLQENSSDFQSNIA from the exons ATGATGTTGGGCACCGAAGGCGGAGAGGGCTTCGTGGTGAAGGTCCGGGGCTTGCCCTGGTCCTGCTCGGCCGACGAAGTGCAGCGATTTTTTTCTG ACTGCAAAATTCAAAATGGGGCTCAAGGTATTCGTTTCATCTACACCAGAGAAGGCAGACCCAGTGGCGAGGCTTTTGTTGAACTTGAATCAGAAGATGAAGTCAAATTGGCCctgaaaaaagacagagaaactaTGGGACACAGATATGTTGAAG TATTCAAGTCAAACAACGTTGAAATGGATTGGGTGTTGAAGCATACTGGTCCAAATAGTCCTGACACGGCCAATGATGGCTTTGTACGGCTTAGAGGACTCCCCTTTGGATGTAGCAAGGAGGAAATTGTTCAGTTCTTCTCAG GGTTGGAAATCGTGCCAAATGGGATAACATTGCCGGTGGACTTCCAGGGGAGGAGTACGGGGGAGGCCTTCGTGCAGTTTGCTTCACAGGAAATAGCTGAAAAGGCTCtaaagaaacacaaggaaagaatAGGGCACAG GTATATCGAAATCTTTAAGAGCAGTCGAGCTGAAGTTAGAACTCACTATGATCCACCACGAAAGCTTATGGCCATGCAGCGGCCAGGTCCTTATGACAGACCTGGGGCTGGCAGAGGGTACAACAGCATTGGCAGGGGAGCTGGCTTTGAAAGAATGAGGCGTGGTGCTTATGGTGGAG GTTATGGAGGCTATGATGATTATAATGGCTATAATGATGGCTATGGATTTGGGTCAGATAGATTTGGAAGAG ACCTCAATTATTGTTTTTCAGGAATGTCTGATCACAGATACGGGGATGGTGGTTCTACTTTCCAGAGCACAACAGGACACTGTGTACACATGCGGGGCTTACCTTACAGagccactgagaatgatatttatAAT TTCTTTTCACCGCTCAACCCTGTGAGAGTACATATTGAAATCGGTCCTGATGGCAGAGTAACTGGTGAAGCAGATGTTGAGTTTGCAACTCACGAAGATGCCGTGGCAGCTATGTCGAAAGACAAAGCCAATATGC aacACAGATATGTAGAACTCTTCTTGAATTCTACAGNNNNNNNNNNTCTCATTTCAGAACACAGATATGTAGAACTCTTCTTGAATTCTACAGCAGGAGCAAGCGGTGGTGCTTATG CAAACCAGTCCAGTTACGGTGGCCCAGCCAGCCAGCAGCTGAGTGGTGGTTATGGAGGTGGCTATGGCGGCCAGAGCAGCATGAGTGGATATG ACCAAGTTTTACAGGAAAACTCCAGTGATTTTCAATCAAACATTGCATag
- the HNRNPH1 gene encoding heterogeneous nuclear ribonucleoprotein H isoform X2, protein MMLGTEGGEGFVVKVRGLPWSCSADEVQRFFSDCKIQNGAQGIRFIYTREGRPSGEAFVELESEDEVKLALKKDRETMGHRYVEVFKSNNVEMDWVLKHTGPNSPDTANDGFVRLRGLPFGCSKEEIVQFFSGLEIVPNGITLPVDFQGRSTGEAFVQFASQEIAEKALKKHKERIGHRYIEIFKSSRAEVRTHYDPPRKLMAMQRPGPYDRPGAGRGYNSIGRGAGFERMRRGAYGGGYGGYDDYNGYNDGYGFGSDRFGRDLNYCFSGMSDHRYGDGGSTFQSTTGHCVHMRGLPYRATENDIYNFFSPLNPVRVHIEIGPDGRVTGEADVEFATHEDAVAAMSKDKANMQHRYVELFLNSTXXXXLISEHRYVELFLNSTAGASGGAYANQSSYGGPASQQLSGGYGGGYGGQSSMSGYGSQGAVNSSYYSSGSRASVGVNGMGGMSSMSSMSGGWGM, encoded by the exons ATGATGTTGGGCACCGAAGGCGGAGAGGGCTTCGTGGTGAAGGTCCGGGGCTTGCCCTGGTCCTGCTCGGCCGACGAAGTGCAGCGATTTTTTTCTG ACTGCAAAATTCAAAATGGGGCTCAAGGTATTCGTTTCATCTACACCAGAGAAGGCAGACCCAGTGGCGAGGCTTTTGTTGAACTTGAATCAGAAGATGAAGTCAAATTGGCCctgaaaaaagacagagaaactaTGGGACACAGATATGTTGAAG TATTCAAGTCAAACAACGTTGAAATGGATTGGGTGTTGAAGCATACTGGTCCAAATAGTCCTGACACGGCCAATGATGGCTTTGTACGGCTTAGAGGACTCCCCTTTGGATGTAGCAAGGAGGAAATTGTTCAGTTCTTCTCAG GGTTGGAAATCGTGCCAAATGGGATAACATTGCCGGTGGACTTCCAGGGGAGGAGTACGGGGGAGGCCTTCGTGCAGTTTGCTTCACAGGAAATAGCTGAAAAGGCTCtaaagaaacacaaggaaagaatAGGGCACAG GTATATCGAAATCTTTAAGAGCAGTCGAGCTGAAGTTAGAACTCACTATGATCCACCACGAAAGCTTATGGCCATGCAGCGGCCAGGTCCTTATGACAGACCTGGGGCTGGCAGAGGGTACAACAGCATTGGCAGGGGAGCTGGCTTTGAAAGAATGAGGCGTGGTGCTTATGGTGGAG GTTATGGAGGCTATGATGATTATAATGGCTATAATGATGGCTATGGATTTGGGTCAGATAGATTTGGAAGAG ACCTCAATTATTGTTTTTCAGGAATGTCTGATCACAGATACGGGGATGGTGGTTCTACTTTCCAGAGCACAACAGGACACTGTGTACACATGCGGGGCTTACCTTACAGagccactgagaatgatatttatAAT TTCTTTTCACCGCTCAACCCTGTGAGAGTACATATTGAAATCGGTCCTGATGGCAGAGTAACTGGTGAAGCAGATGTTGAGTTTGCAACTCACGAAGATGCCGTGGCAGCTATGTCGAAAGACAAAGCCAATATGC aacACAGATATGTAGAACTCTTCTTGAATTCTACAGNNNNNNNNNNTCTCATTTCAGAACACAGATATGTAGAACTCTTCTTGAATTCTACAGCAGGAGCAAGCGGTGGTGCTTATG CAAACCAGTCCAGTTACGGTGGCCCAGCCAGCCAGCAGCTGAGTGGTGGTTATGGAGGTGGCTATGGCGGCCAGAGCAGCATGAGTGGATATG GCAGCCAAGGAGCAGTGAACAGCAGCTACTACAGTAGTGGAAGCCGTGCGTCTGTGGGAGTGAACGGAATGGGAGGGATGTCTAGCATGTCCAGTATGAGTGGTGGATGGGGAATGTAA
- the HNRNPH1 gene encoding heterogeneous nuclear ribonucleoprotein H isoform X4 — translation MMLGTEGGEGFVVKVRGLPWSCSADEVQRFFSDCKIQNGAQGIRFIYTREGRPSGEAFVELESEDEVKLALKKDRETMGHRYVEVFKSNNVEMDWVLKHTGPNSPDTANDGFVRLRGLPFGCSKEEIVQFFSGLEIVPNGITLPVDFQGRSTGEAFVQFASQEIAEKALKKHKERIGHRYIEIFKSSRAEVRTHYDPPRKLMAMQRPGPYDRPGAGRGYNSIGRGAGFERMRRGAYGGGYGGYDDYNGYNDGYGFGSDRFGRDLNYCFSGMSDHRYGDGGSTFQSTTGHCVHMRGLPYRATENDIYNFFSPLNPVRVHIEIGPDGRVTGEADVEFATHEDAVAAMSKDKANMQHRYVELFLNSTXXXXLISEHRYVELFLNSTAGASGGAYGSQMMGGMGLSNQSSYGGPASQQLSGGYGGGYGGQSSMSGYDQVLQENSSDFQSNIA, via the exons ATGATGTTGGGCACCGAAGGCGGAGAGGGCTTCGTGGTGAAGGTCCGGGGCTTGCCCTGGTCCTGCTCGGCCGACGAAGTGCAGCGATTTTTTTCTG ACTGCAAAATTCAAAATGGGGCTCAAGGTATTCGTTTCATCTACACCAGAGAAGGCAGACCCAGTGGCGAGGCTTTTGTTGAACTTGAATCAGAAGATGAAGTCAAATTGGCCctgaaaaaagacagagaaactaTGGGACACAGATATGTTGAAG TATTCAAGTCAAACAACGTTGAAATGGATTGGGTGTTGAAGCATACTGGTCCAAATAGTCCTGACACGGCCAATGATGGCTTTGTACGGCTTAGAGGACTCCCCTTTGGATGTAGCAAGGAGGAAATTGTTCAGTTCTTCTCAG GGTTGGAAATCGTGCCAAATGGGATAACATTGCCGGTGGACTTCCAGGGGAGGAGTACGGGGGAGGCCTTCGTGCAGTTTGCTTCACAGGAAATAGCTGAAAAGGCTCtaaagaaacacaaggaaagaatAGGGCACAG GTATATCGAAATCTTTAAGAGCAGTCGAGCTGAAGTTAGAACTCACTATGATCCACCACGAAAGCTTATGGCCATGCAGCGGCCAGGTCCTTATGACAGACCTGGGGCTGGCAGAGGGTACAACAGCATTGGCAGGGGAGCTGGCTTTGAAAGAATGAGGCGTGGTGCTTATGGTGGAG GTTATGGAGGCTATGATGATTATAATGGCTATAATGATGGCTATGGATTTGGGTCAGATAGATTTGGAAGAG ACCTCAATTATTGTTTTTCAGGAATGTCTGATCACAGATACGGGGATGGTGGTTCTACTTTCCAGAGCACAACAGGACACTGTGTACACATGCGGGGCTTACCTTACAGagccactgagaatgatatttatAAT TTCTTTTCACCGCTCAACCCTGTGAGAGTACATATTGAAATCGGTCCTGATGGCAGAGTAACTGGTGAAGCAGATGTTGAGTTTGCAACTCACGAAGATGCCGTGGCAGCTATGTCGAAAGACAAAGCCAATATGC aacACAGATATGTAGAACTCTTCTTGAATTCTACAGNNNNNNNNNNTCTCATTTCAGAACACAGATATGTAGAACTCTTCTTGAATTCTACAGCAGGAGCAAGCGGTGGTGCTTATGGTAGCCAAATGATGGGAGGCATGGGCTTGT CAAACCAGTCCAGTTACGGTGGCCCAGCCAGCCAGCAGCTGAGTGGTGGTTATGGAGGTGGCTATGGCGGCCAGAGCAGCATGAGTGGATATG ACCAAGTTTTACAGGAAAACTCCAGTGATTTTCAATCAAACATTGCATag
- the HNRNPH1 gene encoding heterogeneous nuclear ribonucleoprotein H isoform X1 gives MMLGTEGGEGFVVKVRGLPWSCSADEVQRFFSDCKIQNGAQGIRFIYTREGRPSGEAFVELESEDEVKLALKKDRETMGHRYVEVFKSNNVEMDWVLKHTGPNSPDTANDGFVRLRGLPFGCSKEEIVQFFSGLEIVPNGITLPVDFQGRSTGEAFVQFASQEIAEKALKKHKERIGHRYIEIFKSSRAEVRTHYDPPRKLMAMQRPGPYDRPGAGRGYNSIGRGAGFERMRRGAYGGGYGGYDDYNGYNDGYGFGSDRFGRDLNYCFSGMSDHRYGDGGSTFQSTTGHCVHMRGLPYRATENDIYNFFSPLNPVRVHIEIGPDGRVTGEADVEFATHEDAVAAMSKDKANMQHRYVELFLNSTXXXXLISEHRYVELFLNSTAGASGGAYGSQMMGGMGLSNQSSYGGPASQQLSGGYGGGYGGQSSMSGYGSQGAVNSSYYSSGSRASVGVNGMGGMSSMSSMSGGWGM, from the exons ATGATGTTGGGCACCGAAGGCGGAGAGGGCTTCGTGGTGAAGGTCCGGGGCTTGCCCTGGTCCTGCTCGGCCGACGAAGTGCAGCGATTTTTTTCTG ACTGCAAAATTCAAAATGGGGCTCAAGGTATTCGTTTCATCTACACCAGAGAAGGCAGACCCAGTGGCGAGGCTTTTGTTGAACTTGAATCAGAAGATGAAGTCAAATTGGCCctgaaaaaagacagagaaactaTGGGACACAGATATGTTGAAG TATTCAAGTCAAACAACGTTGAAATGGATTGGGTGTTGAAGCATACTGGTCCAAATAGTCCTGACACGGCCAATGATGGCTTTGTACGGCTTAGAGGACTCCCCTTTGGATGTAGCAAGGAGGAAATTGTTCAGTTCTTCTCAG GGTTGGAAATCGTGCCAAATGGGATAACATTGCCGGTGGACTTCCAGGGGAGGAGTACGGGGGAGGCCTTCGTGCAGTTTGCTTCACAGGAAATAGCTGAAAAGGCTCtaaagaaacacaaggaaagaatAGGGCACAG GTATATCGAAATCTTTAAGAGCAGTCGAGCTGAAGTTAGAACTCACTATGATCCACCACGAAAGCTTATGGCCATGCAGCGGCCAGGTCCTTATGACAGACCTGGGGCTGGCAGAGGGTACAACAGCATTGGCAGGGGAGCTGGCTTTGAAAGAATGAGGCGTGGTGCTTATGGTGGAG GTTATGGAGGCTATGATGATTATAATGGCTATAATGATGGCTATGGATTTGGGTCAGATAGATTTGGAAGAG ACCTCAATTATTGTTTTTCAGGAATGTCTGATCACAGATACGGGGATGGTGGTTCTACTTTCCAGAGCACAACAGGACACTGTGTACACATGCGGGGCTTACCTTACAGagccactgagaatgatatttatAAT TTCTTTTCACCGCTCAACCCTGTGAGAGTACATATTGAAATCGGTCCTGATGGCAGAGTAACTGGTGAAGCAGATGTTGAGTTTGCAACTCACGAAGATGCCGTGGCAGCTATGTCGAAAGACAAAGCCAATATGC aacACAGATATGTAGAACTCTTCTTGAATTCTACAGNNNNNNNNNNTCTCATTTCAGAACACAGATATGTAGAACTCTTCTTGAATTCTACAGCAGGAGCAAGCGGTGGTGCTTATGGTAGCCAAATGATGGGAGGCATGGGCTTGT CAAACCAGTCCAGTTACGGTGGCCCAGCCAGCCAGCAGCTGAGTGGTGGTTATGGAGGTGGCTATGGCGGCCAGAGCAGCATGAGTGGATATG GCAGCCAAGGAGCAGTGAACAGCAGCTACTACAGTAGTGGAAGCCGTGCGTCTGTGGGAGTGAACGGAATGGGAGGGATGTCTAGCATGTCCAGTATGAGTGGTGGATGGGGAATGTAA
- the HNRNPH1 gene encoding heterogeneous nuclear ribonucleoprotein H isoform X3 — MMLGTEGGEGFVVKVRGLPWSCSADEVQRFFSDCKIQNGAQGIRFIYTREGRPSGEAFVELESEDEVKLALKKDRETMGHRYVEVFKSNNVEMDWVLKHTGPNSPDTANDGFVRLRGLPFGCSKEEIVQFFSGLEIVPNGITLPVDFQGRSTGEAFVQFASQEIAEKALKKHKERIGHRYIEIFKSSRAEVRTHYDPPRKLMAMQRPGPYDRPGAGRGYNSIGRGAGFERMRRGAYGGGYGGYDDYNGYNDGYGFGSDRFGRDLNYCFSGMSDHRYGDGGSTFQSTTGHCVHMRGLPYRATENDIYNFFSPLNPVRVHIEIGPDGRVTGEADVEFATHEDAVAAMSKDKANMQHRYVELFLNSTAGASGGAYGSQMMGGMGLSNQSSYGGPASQQLSGGYGGGYGGQSSMSGYGSQGAVNSSYYSSGSRASVGVNGMGGMSSMSSMSGGWGM, encoded by the exons ATGATGTTGGGCACCGAAGGCGGAGAGGGCTTCGTGGTGAAGGTCCGGGGCTTGCCCTGGTCCTGCTCGGCCGACGAAGTGCAGCGATTTTTTTCTG ACTGCAAAATTCAAAATGGGGCTCAAGGTATTCGTTTCATCTACACCAGAGAAGGCAGACCCAGTGGCGAGGCTTTTGTTGAACTTGAATCAGAAGATGAAGTCAAATTGGCCctgaaaaaagacagagaaactaTGGGACACAGATATGTTGAAG TATTCAAGTCAAACAACGTTGAAATGGATTGGGTGTTGAAGCATACTGGTCCAAATAGTCCTGACACGGCCAATGATGGCTTTGTACGGCTTAGAGGACTCCCCTTTGGATGTAGCAAGGAGGAAATTGTTCAGTTCTTCTCAG GGTTGGAAATCGTGCCAAATGGGATAACATTGCCGGTGGACTTCCAGGGGAGGAGTACGGGGGAGGCCTTCGTGCAGTTTGCTTCACAGGAAATAGCTGAAAAGGCTCtaaagaaacacaaggaaagaatAGGGCACAG GTATATCGAAATCTTTAAGAGCAGTCGAGCTGAAGTTAGAACTCACTATGATCCACCACGAAAGCTTATGGCCATGCAGCGGCCAGGTCCTTATGACAGACCTGGGGCTGGCAGAGGGTACAACAGCATTGGCAGGGGAGCTGGCTTTGAAAGAATGAGGCGTGGTGCTTATGGTGGAG GTTATGGAGGCTATGATGATTATAATGGCTATAATGATGGCTATGGATTTGGGTCAGATAGATTTGGAAGAG ACCTCAATTATTGTTTTTCAGGAATGTCTGATCACAGATACGGGGATGGTGGTTCTACTTTCCAGAGCACAACAGGACACTGTGTACACATGCGGGGCTTACCTTACAGagccactgagaatgatatttatAAT TTCTTTTCACCGCTCAACCCTGTGAGAGTACATATTGAAATCGGTCCTGATGGCAGAGTAACTGGTGAAGCAGATGTTGAGTTTGCAACTCACGAAGATGCCGTGGCAGCTATGTCGAAAGACAAAGCCAATATGC AACACAGATATGTAGAACTCTTCTTGAATTCTACAGCAGGAGCAAGCGGTGGTGCTTATGGTAGCCAAATGATGGGAGGCATGGGCTTGT CAAACCAGTCCAGTTACGGTGGCCCAGCCAGCCAGCAGCTGAGTGGTGGTTATGGAGGTGGCTATGGCGGCCAGAGCAGCATGAGTGGATATG GCAGCCAAGGAGCAGTGAACAGCAGCTACTACAGTAGTGGAAGCCGTGCGTCTGTGGGAGTGAACGGAATGGGAGGGATGTCTAGCATGTCCAGTATGAGTGGTGGATGGGGAATGTAA
- the LOC124242080 gene encoding LOW QUALITY PROTEIN: protein SET-like (The sequence of the model RefSeq protein was modified relative to this genomic sequence to represent the inferred CDS: inserted 1 base in 1 codon) gives MAPKRQNSLPPQMKKPRLPPTPRPEETSKTSVNLPQGEKEQQEAIEHIDEVQNEIDRLNEQASEEILKVEQKYNKLRQPFFQKRSELITKIPNFXVTTFVNHPQVSALLGEEDEEALHYLTRVEVTEFEDIKSGYRIDFYFDENPYFENKILSKEFHLNENGDPSSKSTEIKWKSGKDLTKRSSQTQNKASRKRQHEEPESFFTWFTDHSDAGADELGEVIKGDIWPNPLQYYLVPDMDDEEGEGEDDDDDDDEEGLEDIDEEGDEDEDDDEGEEGEEDEGEDG, from the exons ATGGCCCCCAAACGCCAGAATTCGCTCCCGCCTCAAATGAAGAAACCGAgactgcctcccacccccaggccagaAGAGACGTCGAAGACCTCTGTGAACTTGCcgcaaggagaaaaagaacagcaggAAGCAATTGAACATATTGATGAAGTACAAAATGAAATAGACAGACTTAATGAACAAGCCAGTGAGGAGATTTTGAAAGTagaacagaaatataacaaaCTCCGCCAACCATTTTTTCAGAAGAGGTCGGAATTGATCACCAAAATCCCAAATT TGGTAACAACATTTGTCAACCATCCACAAGTGTCTGCGTTGCttggggaggaggatgaagaggcaCTGCATTATTTGACAAGAGTTGAAGTGACAGAATTTGAAGATATTAAATCAGGTTAcagaatagatttttattttgatgaaaaccCTTACTTcgaaaataaaattctctccaAAGAATTTCATCTGAATGAGAATGGTGATCCGTCTTCAAAGTCCACTGAAATCAAATGGAAATCTGGAAAGGATTTGACGAAACGTTCAAGTCAAACACAGAATAAAGCCAGCAGGAAGAGACAGCATGAGGAACCAGAGAGCTTCTTTACCTGGTTTACTGACCATTCTGATGCAGGTGCAGATGAGTTAGGAGAGGTTATCAAAGGTGATATTTGGCCAAATCCATTACAGTACTATTTGGTTCCTGACATGGATGatgaggaaggggaaggagaagatgatgatgacgatgatgacgaAGAAGGATTAGAAGATATCGATGAAGAAGGGGATgaggatgaagatgatgatgagggggaggagggagaggaggatgaaGGAGAAGATGGCTAA